A single window of Rhodococcus jostii RHA1 DNA harbors:
- the pyk gene encoding pyruvate kinase, which yields MTLTDIEAPLTDVVDTSALLSRRAKIVCTLGPATATDERTRALVETGMDIARLNFSHGDHTDHEANYRRVRAAADNTGRAVGILADLQGPKIRLGRFADGAAVWTAGEQVRITVEECEGTHDRVSTTYTHLAQDARPGDRLLVDDGKIALTVIDIDGNDVVCRVTEGGPISNNKGVSLPGMNVSVPALSGKDIDDLEFALRLGVDLIALSFVRAPTDIDRVHEVMDRIGRRVPVIAKIEKPEAVDDIEAIVRAFDAVMVARGDLGVEVPLEHVPLVQKRIVQIARENARPVIVATQMLESMIDNSRPTRAEASDVANAVLDGADAVMLSGETSVGAYPIETVATMARILSAVEHQSTTVPDLTHIPRTHGGVLSFAARDIGERLNATALVAFTQSGDTARRLARLHTPLPLLAFTPVPQVRNELALTWGTETFLVDPVASTDEMIRQVDTALLRLGRYQRGDLVVIVAGSPPHTVGSTNLIHVHRIGEDDFTK from the coding sequence ATGACTCTCACCGACATCGAAGCGCCGCTCACCGATGTGGTCGACACGTCTGCCCTGTTGTCCCGCAGGGCGAAGATCGTCTGCACGCTCGGGCCTGCCACCGCCACGGACGAGCGCACCCGCGCTCTCGTCGAAACCGGGATGGACATCGCCCGACTGAATTTCAGCCACGGCGACCACACCGACCACGAGGCCAACTACCGGCGCGTCCGCGCCGCAGCCGACAACACCGGCCGAGCCGTGGGAATCCTCGCGGACCTGCAGGGACCGAAGATCCGCCTCGGCCGCTTCGCCGACGGCGCGGCGGTGTGGACGGCCGGCGAACAGGTCCGGATCACCGTCGAGGAATGCGAGGGCACCCACGACCGGGTCTCGACCACCTACACCCACCTCGCCCAGGACGCCCGGCCCGGAGACCGCCTCCTCGTCGACGACGGCAAGATCGCACTGACCGTCATCGACATCGACGGCAACGATGTGGTGTGCCGGGTCACCGAGGGCGGCCCGATCAGCAACAACAAGGGCGTCTCCCTGCCCGGAATGAACGTCTCCGTCCCCGCCCTGTCCGGCAAGGACATCGACGACCTCGAATTCGCCCTGCGGCTCGGCGTCGACCTGATCGCCCTGTCCTTCGTCCGCGCCCCCACCGACATCGACCGCGTCCACGAGGTGATGGACCGGATCGGCCGGCGGGTCCCGGTGATCGCGAAAATCGAAAAACCCGAAGCCGTCGACGACATCGAGGCGATCGTGCGCGCCTTCGACGCCGTCATGGTCGCGCGCGGCGACCTCGGCGTCGAGGTCCCCCTCGAACACGTACCGCTGGTACAGAAACGCATCGTGCAGATCGCCCGGGAGAACGCCCGGCCGGTGATCGTCGCGACGCAGATGCTCGAATCGATGATCGACAACTCCCGCCCCACCCGGGCCGAGGCATCGGACGTGGCCAACGCCGTCCTCGACGGCGCCGACGCGGTAATGCTGTCCGGGGAAACCTCCGTCGGCGCCTACCCGATCGAGACGGTCGCGACGATGGCGCGAATCCTCTCCGCCGTCGAACACCAGTCCACCACCGTCCCGGACCTCACACACATCCCGCGCACCCACGGCGGCGTCCTCTCCTTCGCCGCCCGCGACATCGGCGAACGCCTGAACGCCACAGCGCTGGTGGCATTCACCCAGTCCGGCGACACCGCACGACGCCTCGCCCGGCTCCACACCCCACTGCCACTGCTCGCATTCACCCCGGTACCCCAGGTGCGCAACGAACTCGCCCTCACCTGGGGCACCGAAACCTTCCTCGTCGACCCGGTCGCATCGACCGACGAGATGATCCGCCAGGTCGACACCGCCCTCCTCCGGCTGGGCCGCTACCAGCGCGGCGACCTCGTCGTCATCGTCGCCGGCTCACCCCCACACACCGTCGGATCCACCAACCTCATCCACGTCCACCGAATCGGCGAAGACGACTTCACGAAGTAG
- a CDS encoding glycerate kinase, which translates to MRVLVAPDKFKGSLSAADVAEHLSAGLASAGIESRQLPLADGGDGSVDAAVAVGFTPHPVTVAGATGTPQRGRIAVNGTTAVVEVANTCGLATLPGGRRAPLDASSLGMGQAISQVLRFRPRRLVLALGGSAGTDGGTGMLAALGFTFADADGRQLRACGRTLHQVHTVDSSRTVNMTDVGIVIAGDVTNPLTGPHGAAAVYGPQKGADPATVRYLDAGLDNLVEAFTRSGHPQARAIANSPGAGSAGGIGFAAMMLGARMVSGAEYFLDLLDFDGCLAGMDLVITGEGSIDEQTEHGKLLTVLARRAHPVPVIAVAGRNTLSRNRWAPHGFEYIHALGDYTDRNTATDPELTGELLTHIGRDIGRSSLLHNEGPR; encoded by the coding sequence ATGAGGGTTCTGGTTGCCCCGGACAAGTTCAAGGGCTCGCTCTCCGCAGCCGATGTCGCCGAACACCTCTCGGCCGGACTCGCCTCGGCGGGGATCGAGAGCAGACAGCTTCCCCTCGCCGACGGCGGCGACGGCAGCGTCGACGCGGCGGTGGCAGTCGGGTTCACTCCGCACCCGGTCACCGTCGCCGGCGCCACCGGAACACCCCAGCGCGGACGTATCGCAGTCAACGGCACCACAGCGGTGGTCGAGGTCGCCAATACCTGCGGACTGGCCACCCTCCCGGGCGGCCGCCGCGCTCCACTCGACGCCTCCAGCCTCGGGATGGGGCAAGCGATCTCGCAGGTGTTGCGGTTTCGACCCCGCCGGCTGGTCCTCGCCCTGGGCGGAAGCGCCGGCACCGACGGCGGGACGGGCATGCTCGCCGCGCTGGGATTCACGTTCGCCGACGCCGACGGCCGGCAACTGCGGGCCTGCGGCCGAACCCTGCACCAGGTCCACACGGTCGATTCCTCCCGAACGGTGAACATGACAGACGTCGGGATCGTGATCGCCGGCGACGTCACCAACCCGCTGACCGGACCGCACGGCGCCGCCGCCGTGTACGGCCCGCAGAAGGGCGCCGACCCCGCGACCGTGCGCTATCTCGACGCCGGCCTCGACAACCTCGTCGAGGCGTTCACCCGCAGCGGCCACCCGCAGGCGCGTGCGATCGCGAACTCCCCCGGCGCCGGTAGCGCGGGCGGCATCGGATTCGCCGCCATGATGCTCGGAGCACGCATGGTCTCGGGTGCCGAGTACTTCCTCGACCTGCTCGATTTCGACGGCTGCCTCGCAGGGATGGACCTGGTGATCACAGGCGAGGGCAGCATCGACGAGCAGACCGAACACGGCAAACTCCTCACCGTCCTCGCCCGCCGCGCCCACCCGGTCCCGGTGATCGCCGTCGCGGGCCGCAACACGCTCTCCCGGAACCGTTGGGCACCTCATGGTTTCGAATACATCCATGCTCTCGGTGACTACACCGACCGGAACACGGCCACCGACCCGGAGCTGACCGGCGAACTCCTCACCCACATCGGGCGCGACATCGGCCGCAGCTCACTTCTGCACAACGAAGGACCACGATGA
- a CDS encoding 2,3-dihydro-2,3-dihydroxybenzoate dehydrogenase encodes MSGTTLVVGAAQGIGRATAVTLSRSGHRLVLLDRDADGLAATAALLDTPPLGTAVTDIRDTDAVTDTVRRIEDEHGPITALAHVAGVLETGSVLDADPESWQRVFDVNVTGLVNVLRAVGTGMRERAAGSIVVVGSNAAGVPRTGMGAYGASKAAVSMIVRVLGLELAEYGIRANIVAPGSTDTAMQRSLWADPADDTGARGAIDGDLGTFKVGIPLGRIADAADIADSVEFLLSERARHITMQALYVDGGATLRA; translated from the coding sequence ATGAGCGGCACCACACTGGTCGTCGGGGCGGCCCAGGGCATCGGGCGGGCAACGGCCGTCACCCTGTCGCGATCCGGTCACCGCCTGGTACTGCTCGATCGTGACGCCGACGGCCTCGCCGCCACCGCGGCACTGCTCGACACCCCGCCGCTCGGTACCGCCGTCACCGACATCCGCGACACCGACGCCGTCACCGACACCGTCCGCCGGATCGAGGACGAGCACGGTCCCATCACCGCACTCGCACACGTGGCGGGTGTGCTCGAGACCGGCTCGGTGCTCGACGCCGACCCCGAGAGCTGGCAGCGCGTGTTCGACGTCAACGTCACCGGCCTCGTCAACGTGCTGCGGGCGGTCGGCACCGGAATGCGCGAGCGTGCAGCCGGTTCCATCGTCGTGGTCGGCTCCAACGCCGCGGGCGTCCCCCGCACCGGCATGGGCGCGTACGGCGCGTCCAAGGCCGCCGTGTCGATGATCGTCCGGGTACTCGGCCTCGAGCTGGCCGAATACGGGATCCGCGCCAACATCGTCGCCCCCGGCTCGACGGACACCGCGATGCAGCGGTCGCTGTGGGCGGACCCCGCCGACGACACCGGCGCGCGCGGGGCGATCGACGGCGACCTGGGCACGTTCAAGGTCGGAATCCCGCTGGGCCGCATCGCCGACGCCGCCGACATCGCGGACTCCGTCGAGTTCCTCTTGTCGGAGCGGGCGCGTCACATCACCATGCAGGCGCTCTACGTCGACGGCGGCGCTACCCTCCGAGCCTGA
- a CDS encoding ABC transporter permease, producing MSAAPAALPAVWAEPPTRGVLRLLSRIVTFCLVEVQKLRHDRTELVTRAIQPILWLVIFGETFSRIRAIPTGDVPYLDYLAPGIIAQSALFVAIFYGIQIIWERDAGVLTKLLVTPTPRAALVTGKAFAAGVRAVAQAVVVVVVAALLGVGMTWNPVRLLGVVAVVVLGAAFFSCLSVAIAGVVLKRDRLMGIGQAITMPLFFASNALYPVELMPGWVQAISRVNPLSYEVSALRGLLIGQPTNYWLDFGVLVAAAVLGIAVASALLGRLSR from the coding sequence ATGTCCGCAGCGCCCGCCGCACTGCCCGCCGTATGGGCTGAACCGCCGACCCGGGGTGTGCTCCGGTTGTTGTCGCGGATCGTCACGTTCTGTCTGGTCGAAGTGCAGAAACTCCGCCACGACCGCACCGAGTTGGTGACCCGGGCGATCCAGCCGATCCTGTGGCTCGTCATCTTCGGGGAGACGTTCAGCCGCATTCGCGCGATCCCGACCGGCGACGTCCCCTACCTGGACTATCTGGCGCCGGGCATCATCGCCCAGTCGGCGCTCTTCGTCGCGATCTTCTACGGCATCCAGATCATCTGGGAACGCGACGCCGGGGTCCTGACCAAACTGCTCGTGACTCCCACTCCGCGTGCGGCTCTCGTGACGGGCAAGGCGTTCGCGGCCGGTGTTCGCGCAGTGGCCCAGGCCGTGGTCGTCGTGGTCGTGGCGGCGCTGCTCGGCGTCGGAATGACGTGGAATCCGGTGCGACTTCTAGGTGTCGTCGCGGTCGTGGTGCTGGGAGCGGCGTTCTTCTCGTGCCTGTCGGTGGCCATCGCCGGGGTGGTGCTCAAACGCGACCGGCTGATGGGGATCGGGCAGGCGATCACGATGCCGCTGTTCTTCGCGTCGAACGCGCTGTACCCGGTGGAATTGATGCCAGGGTGGGTCCAGGCGATCAGCCGCGTGAACCCCCTGAGTTACGAGGTGTCCGCACTCAGGGGGCTGCTGATCGGCCAGCCCACGAACTACTGGCTGGACTTCGGGGTGCTCGTGGCGGCCGCGGTGCTCGGGATCGCCGTCGCGTCCGCGCTGCTGGGGAGACTGTCCCGATAG
- a CDS encoding amidase, whose product MTIDHYSTAREMLAALRSKDISARELLDLHTDRIAQVNPTVNAIVSLDLDRAHATAAAADAQTAAGTPVGPLHGLPFAFKDTHDVAGFPTVAGSPLLVDNVPETSELIAERVIAAGAVTIGKTNVPEFAAGSHTFNPVFGTTTNPYDPTKSAGGSSGGAASALGAGLVPLADGSDMGGSLRNPASFCNVVGLRPTPGRVPCWPNSAPWDALVTQGPMARNVDDLELLLSVISGPDARIRSSLSADALAPRLGVAGLQGLRVAVSMDLNGIFPVDAPVREIHDRQSSIFAAAGAVVAEDAPSIPDAEWVFRTLRAWRFKIDLGDRADATPDLLKPSLLDNIRQADRLSADDVAKAMVAQAEIQQRAVEFFAHHDVLVMPVSQVLPFDAELEYPAAVDGRRCDDYLDWMTSALTVTVLGCPAISVPAGFSADGLPVGVQIVAAPGNDLFLLDVARAYEQLDPVGATRPHLLERAAASTS is encoded by the coding sequence ATGACCATCGATCACTACTCGACCGCGCGAGAGATGCTGGCCGCACTCCGTAGCAAAGACATCTCGGCCCGCGAGCTGCTCGACCTGCACACGGACCGGATCGCGCAGGTGAATCCGACGGTCAACGCGATCGTCAGCCTCGACCTGGACCGGGCGCACGCCACCGCCGCCGCGGCCGACGCACAGACGGCGGCCGGGACCCCGGTGGGGCCGCTGCACGGACTGCCGTTCGCCTTCAAGGACACTCACGACGTCGCCGGTTTCCCCACGGTGGCGGGCTCGCCGCTCCTCGTCGACAACGTGCCCGAGACCAGTGAGCTGATCGCCGAACGCGTCATCGCGGCCGGGGCCGTCACGATCGGCAAGACCAACGTCCCCGAATTCGCCGCCGGCTCGCACACGTTCAACCCCGTCTTCGGGACCACCACCAACCCGTACGACCCCACCAAGAGCGCGGGTGGCTCGAGCGGCGGCGCCGCGTCGGCGCTCGGTGCGGGACTCGTCCCGCTCGCCGACGGCAGCGACATGGGCGGTTCGCTGCGCAACCCGGCGTCCTTCTGCAACGTCGTCGGATTGCGCCCCACTCCGGGCCGCGTCCCGTGCTGGCCGAACAGTGCGCCCTGGGACGCACTCGTGACACAGGGACCGATGGCCCGGAACGTCGACGACCTGGAACTGCTGCTGTCGGTGATCTCCGGACCCGACGCGCGGATCCGAAGTTCGCTCAGCGCCGACGCCCTCGCGCCGCGTCTCGGTGTCGCCGGCCTGCAGGGTCTGCGCGTCGCGGTGTCCATGGATCTGAACGGCATCTTCCCCGTGGACGCGCCGGTCCGCGAGATCCACGACCGGCAGTCGTCGATCTTCGCCGCCGCGGGTGCCGTGGTGGCCGAAGACGCGCCGTCGATTCCCGACGCCGAGTGGGTGTTCCGCACACTGCGGGCGTGGCGGTTCAAGATCGACCTCGGTGACCGCGCCGACGCCACCCCCGACCTGCTGAAGCCGTCGCTGCTCGACAACATCCGGCAGGCAGACCGGCTCTCCGCCGACGATGTCGCGAAAGCCATGGTGGCGCAGGCGGAGATCCAGCAGCGCGCCGTCGAGTTCTTCGCCCACCACGACGTCCTGGTGATGCCCGTGTCGCAGGTACTTCCGTTCGACGCAGAGCTCGAGTACCCGGCAGCGGTCGACGGCCGTCGCTGCGACGACTACCTCGACTGGATGACGTCCGCGCTGACCGTGACGGTGCTGGGTTGCCCCGCGATCTCCGTTCCCGCCGGATTCAGCGCCGACGGTCTGCCCGTCGGCGTGCAGATCGTCGCCGCCCCGGGCAACGACCTGTTCCTGCTCGACGTGGCACGAGCCTACGAGCAGCTCGACCCCGTCGGAGCCACGCGTCCGCACCTTCTCGAGAGGGCGGCAGCGTCTACTTCGTGA
- a CDS encoding Lrp/AsnC family transcriptional regulator gives MTERRFSLDQRIVAALQVDGRCSWSRIAQALGEPERNVTRHGIALLESGRVAVTAVANSGGTAIVRLQCSPGTVRVAASALAQRSDCIFVYILTGTADCVAEIHVSRDRLPKLVMDELPATMGVVRSWTDPVLRYFRTVREWEAGVLTPAEKEAIGGVSPPATFLTDLERGTRDPVDRTIIRELMQNGRVGTTALARTAGASEATARRRVQSLLTEGAISLRVVVDPVLFGLRAEAMLFIKTQRNRIEPLVRGMLEMPYVRYAAGTAGEYQVVANIAAPDESVLYDYITTAPWVADAAALETNMVVQAVKRSGRAM, from the coding sequence ATGACCGAACGCAGGTTCTCGCTCGATCAGCGGATCGTCGCCGCCCTCCAGGTCGATGGGCGGTGCTCCTGGAGCCGCATCGCCCAGGCGCTCGGCGAACCCGAGCGGAACGTCACCCGGCACGGCATCGCGCTCCTCGAGTCCGGCCGGGTGGCCGTCACCGCCGTCGCGAACAGCGGCGGCACCGCGATCGTCCGCCTCCAGTGCTCGCCGGGAACGGTGCGAGTGGCGGCGAGCGCCCTCGCCCAGCGCAGCGACTGCATCTTCGTGTACATCCTCACCGGCACCGCCGATTGTGTGGCCGAGATCCACGTGTCCCGGGACCGCCTCCCGAAGCTCGTCATGGACGAACTGCCCGCGACGATGGGCGTGGTCCGAAGCTGGACCGACCCCGTGCTGCGGTACTTCCGCACGGTCCGCGAATGGGAGGCCGGGGTGCTGACCCCCGCCGAGAAGGAAGCGATCGGCGGGGTGTCGCCTCCGGCGACATTCCTCACGGACCTGGAACGCGGCACCCGGGATCCCGTCGACCGGACGATCATCCGCGAGCTGATGCAGAACGGGCGGGTGGGCACCACGGCGCTCGCCCGGACCGCGGGCGCGTCCGAGGCGACGGCCCGGCGACGCGTCCAGTCGCTGCTCACCGAGGGTGCGATCAGCCTCCGGGTGGTGGTGGATCCGGTCCTGTTCGGGCTGCGTGCCGAGGCGATGCTGTTCATCAAGACTCAGCGCAACCGGATCGAACCGCTCGTGCGGGGGATGCTCGAGATGCCGTACGTGCGGTACGCCGCCGGCACGGCGGGCGAGTACCAGGTGGTCGCCAACATCGCCGCACCCGACGAGTCGGTGCTCTACGACTACATCACCACCGCGCCGTGGGTGGCGGACGCGGCCGCCCTGGAAACCAACATGGTGGTGCAGGCGGTCAAACGCAGCGGGCGGGCAATGTGA
- a CDS encoding sodium:solute symporter family protein codes for MTNSALWITLAGMIGLAVIAVGGRRKRAQNLSEWTVGTRNFGVVTSFFLQAGESFTTFTFLGVAGIAFTAGIGATYAIPYIPLGYVALYFIGPRIWKLSKDRGYITQADFFADRYRSPLLGRLVALCGIIFLLPYLQLQITGLGLIVRLVTGSASSGTLSMIVATVLVVGFVLWAGIHGLARTAYVKDVLILLAVVVLSIVIPLHFAGGIGDVFGQIAQTHSEMLTVNPGDYDKVWWTTSLLISAIGCGFLTTPHLWPPLLAAKNGRVIRSNNTFLPMYQVVMILPIMLGFVGILALNPNTSSNAVLLTLAGGALPNWALGLIAIAAASAAMLPAGAICIGISTLASHNLVKIRSERTKLRFNHLVVIAAATMALVLGLTRPDLLANLLLLTFGGLSQLAPGLALALPEKPLLAKQSVFAGLVVGMLTVIVMTVFELNLANIDAGICGLVLNLAVIAVVEAVVRASRPRTPAPASSEDLPAAAPILETT; via the coding sequence ATGACGAACTCAGCTCTGTGGATCACCCTGGCCGGCATGATCGGATTGGCCGTGATCGCGGTCGGTGGACGCCGGAAACGCGCTCAGAACCTGAGCGAGTGGACGGTCGGCACGCGGAACTTCGGTGTGGTCACCAGTTTCTTCCTGCAGGCCGGTGAATCGTTCACCACGTTCACGTTCCTCGGTGTCGCCGGTATCGCGTTCACCGCGGGCATCGGCGCCACCTACGCCATCCCGTACATCCCGCTCGGCTACGTGGCCCTGTATTTCATCGGACCGCGGATCTGGAAGCTCAGCAAGGACCGCGGCTACATCACCCAGGCCGACTTCTTCGCGGACCGGTACCGCAGCCCGCTCCTCGGCCGGCTCGTTGCCCTGTGCGGCATCATCTTCCTGCTGCCGTACCTGCAGCTGCAGATCACCGGCCTCGGTCTGATCGTCCGTCTCGTCACGGGCAGCGCGAGTTCGGGCACGCTGAGCATGATCGTCGCGACCGTCCTCGTCGTCGGGTTCGTGCTGTGGGCCGGCATTCACGGCCTCGCGCGCACCGCCTATGTCAAGGACGTCCTGATCCTGCTCGCCGTCGTTGTGCTGTCCATCGTGATCCCGTTGCACTTCGCCGGTGGCATCGGCGACGTGTTCGGCCAGATCGCCCAGACCCACAGCGAGATGCTGACCGTGAATCCCGGCGACTACGACAAGGTCTGGTGGACCACGAGCCTGCTGATCTCCGCGATCGGCTGCGGGTTCCTTACCACCCCGCACCTCTGGCCGCCGCTGTTGGCCGCGAAGAACGGTCGAGTGATCCGTTCCAACAACACTTTTCTGCCGATGTACCAGGTGGTCATGATTCTTCCGATCATGCTGGGTTTCGTCGGGATCCTCGCGCTGAATCCCAACACCAGCAGCAACGCCGTCCTGCTCACGCTGGCCGGGGGAGCCCTGCCGAACTGGGCGCTCGGACTGATCGCGATCGCCGCAGCCTCCGCCGCGATGCTGCCTGCCGGCGCCATCTGCATCGGCATCTCGACGCTGGCGTCGCACAACCTGGTGAAGATCCGGAGCGAGCGCACGAAGCTCCGGTTCAACCACCTGGTCGTGATCGCCGCTGCCACCATGGCTCTCGTGCTCGGCCTGACGCGCCCCGATCTGCTGGCCAACCTGTTGCTGCTCACGTTCGGCGGTCTCAGCCAACTCGCCCCCGGCCTGGCGCTGGCCCTGCCCGAGAAGCCTTTGCTCGCCAAGCAATCCGTGTTCGCGGGTCTCGTCGTCGGAATGCTCACCGTCATCGTGATGACCGTCTTCGAACTGAACCTCGCCAACATCGACGCCGGCATCTGCGGCCTGGTCCTCAACCTCGCGGTGATCGCCGTCGTGGAGGCCGTCGTCCGCGCCAGCCGTCCCCGCACCCCGGCCCCCGCGTCGTCGGAAGACCTTCCGGCCGCCGCCCCGATCCTGGAGACCACGTAA
- a CDS encoding (2,3-dihydroxybenzoyl)adenylate synthase: MSTSVRAPLEITVGYPADLAARYRDAGYWTDETFQQFLGARAEQFGDAIAVTGPDASGVDRALTYRELSDRADRLAAGLQSSGVQPGDRVVVQLPNIVEYVEVIFAVFRLGALPVFALPAHRAQEISYFCSFTDAAAYVVTDTHAGFDYRTLARDVVSSAENPPRIIVAGDAEEFTSLDELRAAEPMSDGPAVGPESVAFLQLSGGTTGVSKLIPRTHTDYLYSVRESDRICGVDESTRMLVVLPAAHNFPMSSPGILGVLHAGGRVVLAPDPSPDTAFALIEKEGVTIASLVPPLALAWLAASGRTERDLSSLEVLQVGGAKFSAEAAKRVRPELGCTLQQVFGMAEGLVNYTRLDDPEDTIVTTQGRPISPDDEVRVVDDRGEPVPNGTSGHLLTRGPYTVRGYYQAPEHNSTAFTEDGFYRTGDIVRLTDDGYLVVEGRAKDQINRGGEKVAAEEVENHLLAHPAVADVAVVSMPDPYLGERSCAFVVVQGEQPKAVELKKFVRGRGLAEYKVPDKVVFVDEFPVTGVGKISKSDLRRALEKTFVTS, from the coding sequence ATGAGCACGAGCGTTCGCGCTCCCCTGGAGATCACCGTCGGTTACCCCGCCGACCTCGCCGCACGCTACCGTGACGCAGGGTACTGGACGGACGAGACGTTCCAGCAGTTCCTGGGCGCCCGCGCCGAGCAATTCGGGGACGCGATCGCCGTGACCGGGCCGGACGCGTCCGGGGTCGACCGTGCCCTCACCTACCGGGAACTGTCCGACCGCGCCGACCGGCTCGCCGCCGGGCTGCAGTCGTCGGGGGTGCAGCCCGGCGACCGGGTGGTGGTGCAACTGCCGAACATCGTCGAGTACGTCGAGGTGATCTTCGCGGTCTTCCGGCTCGGCGCACTGCCGGTGTTCGCGCTGCCCGCGCACCGCGCCCAGGAGATCTCCTACTTCTGCAGCTTCACCGACGCCGCGGCCTACGTCGTCACCGATACGCACGCCGGATTCGACTACCGCACCCTCGCCCGCGACGTGGTGTCCTCGGCCGAGAATCCGCCCCGGATCATCGTGGCCGGGGACGCGGAGGAGTTCACGTCACTCGACGAACTCCGGGCGGCGGAACCGATGTCGGACGGGCCGGCGGTGGGTCCGGAATCGGTGGCATTCCTGCAGCTCTCGGGCGGAACCACCGGGGTGTCGAAGCTGATCCCGCGCACGCACACCGACTACCTGTACTCGGTGCGCGAGTCGGACCGCATCTGCGGCGTCGACGAGAGCACGCGCATGCTCGTCGTTCTGCCTGCGGCGCACAATTTTCCGATGAGCTCACCGGGCATCCTCGGCGTGCTGCACGCCGGTGGTCGCGTGGTGCTCGCGCCGGATCCGAGTCCCGACACCGCGTTCGCGCTCATCGAGAAGGAGGGCGTCACGATTGCGTCGCTGGTGCCGCCGCTCGCGTTGGCGTGGCTGGCCGCCAGTGGTCGCACGGAACGCGACCTCTCGAGCCTCGAGGTGCTACAGGTGGGCGGTGCCAAGTTCAGCGCCGAGGCCGCGAAGCGGGTCCGTCCCGAACTCGGGTGCACGCTGCAGCAGGTCTTCGGGATGGCGGAGGGCCTGGTCAACTACACCCGCCTCGACGACCCGGAAGACACGATCGTCACCACCCAGGGCAGACCGATCAGCCCCGACGACGAGGTCCGGGTCGTCGACGACCGGGGCGAGCCCGTCCCGAACGGCACGTCCGGTCATCTGCTCACCCGCGGCCCGTACACCGTCCGCGGGTATTACCAGGCTCCCGAACACAATTCGACGGCGTTCACCGAGGACGGCTTCTACCGCACCGGCGACATCGTCCGGCTCACGGACGACGGCTACCTCGTCGTCGAGGGCCGCGCGAAGGATCAGATCAACCGCGGCGGCGAGAAGGTGGCCGCGGAAGAGGTCGAGAACCATCTGCTCGCACACCCCGCCGTCGCCGACGTCGCGGTGGTGTCGATGCCCGATCCGTATCTCGGCGAGCGCAGTTGCGCGTTCGTCGTGGTCCAGGGCGAGCAGCCGAAGGCGGTCGAACTCAAGAAGTTCGTCCGCGGCCGCGGACTCGCCGAGTACAAGGTGCCGGACAAGGTGGTGTTCGTCGACGAGTTCCCGGTCACCGGTGTCGGCAAGATCAGCAAGTCCGACCTGCGCCGGGCACTGGAGAAGACGTTCGTGACTTCGTAA
- a CDS encoding isochorismate synthase — protein sequence MQSTAIAESAETSADLPPGAPFVLSRPHGTVIADGIRTGYDSARDAAAALRNGTATSVVGALAFDPSHPAALIAPQALRHHPGSWTPRLQALPRVRAGESIPPEDEHISRVAAAIHVLREPDATLHKVVLARSVVLHADEPLHPHALLAQLVANDLGGNGFSVDLSAAGTGWSGRHLVGSSPEVLIRRRGNTVTCHPLAGSAPRHTDPEIDRLTAENLASSEKNLREHALVVEALRASLEPFCTELDIPDRPTLTSTPQLWHLGTPVSGRLRDRSVTALDLAVAVHPTPAVCGTPTDAARALIGELEGDRGFYAGAVGWADADGDGEWMVTIRCAQIDADRTTVTAYAGGGIVAASEPDDELAETTTKLGTVLAALGLPR from the coding sequence ATGCAGTCGACGGCCATTGCCGAGTCCGCAGAGACTTCGGCGGACCTCCCGCCGGGCGCGCCGTTCGTTCTCTCCCGCCCGCACGGCACCGTGATCGCCGACGGCATCCGCACCGGTTACGACTCCGCCCGCGACGCCGCCGCCGCCCTGCGGAACGGCACCGCGACGTCGGTGGTCGGCGCGCTCGCCTTCGACCCGTCACATCCCGCCGCGCTGATCGCACCACAGGCGCTGCGTCATCACCCGGGAAGCTGGACCCCTCGCCTGCAGGCCCTTCCGCGCGTGCGCGCCGGTGAGTCGATTCCCCCGGAGGACGAGCACATTTCCCGGGTCGCCGCCGCCATTCACGTGCTGCGGGAACCCGATGCCACACTGCACAAGGTGGTACTCGCCCGATCGGTCGTCCTGCACGCCGACGAACCGCTGCATCCGCACGCACTGCTCGCGCAGCTCGTGGCGAACGACCTCGGCGGCAACGGCTTCAGCGTCGATCTGAGTGCCGCAGGCACCGGCTGGTCGGGACGGCACCTCGTCGGCTCGAGTCCCGAGGTGCTCATCCGCCGCCGCGGCAACACCGTGACCTGCCATCCTCTCGCCGGATCCGCTCCCCGGCACACCGATCCCGAGATCGACCGGCTGACCGCCGAAAACCTTGCCTCGTCGGAGAAGAACCTGCGTGAACATGCCCTCGTCGTCGAGGCGCTGCGAGCGAGCCTCGAACCGTTCTGCACTGAACTCGACATCCCGGACAGGCCCACCCTCACCAGCACACCGCAACTGTGGCATCTCGGCACGCCCGTGTCGGGACGGCTGCGGGACCGCTCGGTGACCGCACTGGACCTCGCCGTCGCCGTGCACCCGACCCCGGCCGTGTGCGGCACCCCCACCGACGCGGCGCGTGCGCTGATCGGCGAACTCGAGGGCGACCGCGGCTTCTACGCCGGCGCCGTGGGCTGGGCCGACGCCGACGGAGACGGCGAATGGATGGTCACCATCCGGTGCGCGCAGATCGACGCCGACCGCACCACCGTCACGGCGTACGCCGGCGGCGGCATCGTCGCCGCATCCGAACCGGACGACGAACTCGCCGAGACCACAACCAAACTGGGCACCGTCCTCGCCGCACTGGGGCTCCCCCGATGA